In Mytilus galloprovincialis chromosome 1, xbMytGall1.hap1.1, whole genome shotgun sequence, the following are encoded in one genomic region:
- the LOC143063808 gene encoding ceramide kinase-like isoform X1: MLYLNDNRVNVSLEGGVMTVASEENNLLASIEIRYLLKSVLERTNLNVHYVIQKKNMNLKVKTLVLHGDEEDAQMLHSDIEHILKDRPRRLLVIINPNSGKRKGMKIYQKVAAPLFQLCGLKAHVIVTKKQKEPTDILKNYNLSNIDGIVTVGGDGLYCECMNGLIARVQRDNNVNVNCHNTDIVSASIPMGIIPAGSGNVIVQYLHGTKCARTAVLHILLGGNVESNVCSAHEGGKLLSYSALILGFGLFGDMMHDCEKFRWMGPLRYNVVPVASMFKRREIDVEIEYYSANKEKATKRIKGLGKQISLPNGFMIPSSKSKIQRTKSTPGVLDSSDVQECEKEEGRVYAVDTHAIMMKEKSGRMIPSFGQDSLMVYTTHKCTLSDHVSQLTKVKNEQPDCYDYKFVSKHKVSSYKVRLLNATVSENTKTLQKDFFLNCDGEVIRITEPEFDVKLHKKAVRIFGNASG, translated from the exons atgctttaCTTAAACGACAACCGTGTCAATGTGAGCTTGGAAGGAGGTGTGATGACTGTTGCAAGTGAAGAAAATAATTTACTTG catCTATCGAGATACGTTATCTGTTAAAATCTGTGTTGGAACGTACAAATCTAAATGTGCATTATGTGATACAGAAGAAAAATATGAACCTTAAAGTGAAAACTTTGGTTCTTCATGGAGATGAAGAGGATGCACAAATGTTGCACAGTGATATCGAACATATATTAAAAG ATCGTCCAAGACGGCTTCTAGTAATCATCAACCCAAATAGTGGTAAGAGGAAAGGAATGAAAATATACCAAAAAGTTGCAGCTCCTTTATTTCAACTCTGTGGCTTGAAAGCTCATGTTATTG TAACTAAAAAACAGAAAGAGCCTACTGATATCCTGAAGAACTACAATCTATCGAATATTGACGG TATAGTAACAGTAGGAGGTGATGGTTTATACTGTGAGTGTATGAATGGACTAATTGCACGTGTTCAACGAGACAACAATGTAAATGTAAATTGTCACAATACTGACATTGTGTCAGCATCAATTCCTATGGGCATCATTCCAGCAGGCTCTGGTAACGTGATTGTTCAATATCTTCATGGGACGAAATGTGCACGCACTGCTGTTCTCCATATATTACTTGGTGGCAACGTTGAGTCCAATGTTTGTAGTGCTCACGAAGGAGGCAAACTTTTGTCATATTCGGCACTGATTCTTGGATTTGGACTGTTTGGTGATATGATGCACGACTGTGAGAAGTTTCGGTGGATGGGACCGTTAAGATATAATg ttgtCCCTGTGGCTTCGATGTTTAAGAGAAGGGAAATTGATGTAGAAATAGAATATTATTCAGCTAACAAAGAAAAAGCAACAAAACGAATAAAGGGATTGGGAAAACAAATATCCCTTCCAAATGGCTTCATGATACCTTCAAGTAAATCAAAAATACAACGAACTAAATCCACACCAGGTGTACTTGACAGTTCAGATGTCCAAG AATGTGAAAAGGAAGAAGGACGTGTATATGCAGTAGATACACATGCCATTATGATGAAAGAAAAATCAGGAAGAATGATTCCAAGTTTCGGACAAGATTCACTGATGGTGTACACCACTCATAAATGTACATTGTCAGACCATGTGTCACAGCTAACCAAAGTGAAAAACGAACAACCCGATTGT tATGATTACAAATTTGTAAGCAAACACAAAGTTTCTAGTTATAAAGTCCGACTGCTGAATGCTACAGTTTCTGAAAATACGAAAACCCTTCAAAAAGATTTCTTCCTGAACTGTGATGGTGAAGTCATTCGAATAACAGAGCCTGAGTTTGATGTAAAGCTACATAAGAAAGCAGTGAGGATCTTTGGAAATGCTTCCGGGTGA
- the LOC143063808 gene encoding ceramide kinase-like isoform X2, with the protein MNLKVKTLVLHGDEEDAQMLHSDIEHILKDRPRRLLVIINPNSGKRKGMKIYQKVAAPLFQLCGLKAHVIVTKKQKEPTDILKNYNLSNIDGIVTVGGDGLYCECMNGLIARVQRDNNVNVNCHNTDIVSASIPMGIIPAGSGNVIVQYLHGTKCARTAVLHILLGGNVESNVCSAHEGGKLLSYSALILGFGLFGDMMHDCEKFRWMGPLRYNVVPVASMFKRREIDVEIEYYSANKEKATKRIKGLGKQISLPNGFMIPSSKSKIQRTKSTPGVLDSSDVQECEKEEGRVYAVDTHAIMMKEKSGRMIPSFGQDSLMVYTTHKCTLSDHVSQLTKVKNEQPDCYDYKFVSKHKVSSYKVRLLNATVSENTKTLQKDFFLNCDGEVIRITEPEFDVKLHKKAVRIFGNASG; encoded by the exons ATGAACCTTAAAGTGAAAACTTTGGTTCTTCATGGAGATGAAGAGGATGCACAAATGTTGCACAGTGATATCGAACATATATTAAAAG ATCGTCCAAGACGGCTTCTAGTAATCATCAACCCAAATAGTGGTAAGAGGAAAGGAATGAAAATATACCAAAAAGTTGCAGCTCCTTTATTTCAACTCTGTGGCTTGAAAGCTCATGTTATTG TAACTAAAAAACAGAAAGAGCCTACTGATATCCTGAAGAACTACAATCTATCGAATATTGACGG TATAGTAACAGTAGGAGGTGATGGTTTATACTGTGAGTGTATGAATGGACTAATTGCACGTGTTCAACGAGACAACAATGTAAATGTAAATTGTCACAATACTGACATTGTGTCAGCATCAATTCCTATGGGCATCATTCCAGCAGGCTCTGGTAACGTGATTGTTCAATATCTTCATGGGACGAAATGTGCACGCACTGCTGTTCTCCATATATTACTTGGTGGCAACGTTGAGTCCAATGTTTGTAGTGCTCACGAAGGAGGCAAACTTTTGTCATATTCGGCACTGATTCTTGGATTTGGACTGTTTGGTGATATGATGCACGACTGTGAGAAGTTTCGGTGGATGGGACCGTTAAGATATAATg ttgtCCCTGTGGCTTCGATGTTTAAGAGAAGGGAAATTGATGTAGAAATAGAATATTATTCAGCTAACAAAGAAAAAGCAACAAAACGAATAAAGGGATTGGGAAAACAAATATCCCTTCCAAATGGCTTCATGATACCTTCAAGTAAATCAAAAATACAACGAACTAAATCCACACCAGGTGTACTTGACAGTTCAGATGTCCAAG AATGTGAAAAGGAAGAAGGACGTGTATATGCAGTAGATACACATGCCATTATGATGAAAGAAAAATCAGGAAGAATGATTCCAAGTTTCGGACAAGATTCACTGATGGTGTACACCACTCATAAATGTACATTGTCAGACCATGTGTCACAGCTAACCAAAGTGAAAAACGAACAACCCGATTGT tATGATTACAAATTTGTAAGCAAACACAAAGTTTCTAGTTATAAAGTCCGACTGCTGAATGCTACAGTTTCTGAAAATACGAAAACCCTTCAAAAAGATTTCTTCCTGAACTGTGATGGTGAAGTCATTCGAATAACAGAGCCTGAGTTTGATGTAAAGCTACATAAGAAAGCAGTGAGGATCTTTGGAAATGCTTCCGGGTGA